The following coding sequences are from one Anopheles bellator chromosome X, idAnoBellAS_SP24_06.2, whole genome shotgun sequence window:
- the LOC131214027 gene encoding mitochondrial amidoxime-reducing component 1-like, with product MFSKALGEWSVSRQTMLLAAGLGGVTVLAAGAWLLKRRLDNTPPQRWQEAGVLTDIYVYPIKSCGAIVVPAIGCAGTGPQQNLLRDRTFVVTTEEGKFVTARMKPKMVLVVPRFDDRCETMFLTAPGMPELRIDVRQWASGESGGSSNKQDDQTPKECIVWGEPVTVVDCGEEVARWFSRYLVDRDTGYRLRYYPHEHAQRRRQGSDTGALHDETSYMLFNEASVTDLNHRLDNKVGALQFRPNFVVRGPKAYAEDRWRWVRIGEVVFRYRIPCLRCVFTTIDPETGIADPAKEPLRTLKEYRQIPALGESPAFGIHLGLRGDGTVKVGDPVYVA from the exons ATGTTCTCAA AGGCGTTAGGGGAGTGGTCGGTGTCACGGCAGACCATGCTGTTGGCTGCTGGCCTCGGCGGTGTCACGGTACTGGCGGCTGGTGCCTGGCTGCTGAAGCGGCGACTCGAtaacacaccaccacagcgCTGGCAGGAGGCCGGCGTCCTCACCGACATCTACGTGTACCCCATCAAGTCGTGTGGTGCGATCGTGGTGCCGGCGATCGGAtgcgccggcaccgggcccCAGCAAAATCTGCTGCGTGACCGCACGTTCGTGGTAACGACCGAGGAGGGCAAATTCGTGACGGCCCGGATGAAGCCGaagatggtgctggtggtaccGCGATTCGACGACCGATGTGAAACGATGTTTCTGACCGCGCCCGGTATGCCGGAGCTGCGTATTGACGTGCGTCAGTGGGCATCCGGCGAGTCCGGCGGAAGCTCCAACAAGCAGGACGACCAGACACCGAAGGAGTGTATCGTGTGGGGCGAACCCGTCACTGTCGTCGACTGCGGGGAGGAGGTGGCCCGCTGGTTCTCGCGCTACCTCGTCGACCGCGACACGGGCTATCGGCTCCGGTACTATCCGCACGAGCACGCCCAGCGTCGCCGGCAGGGCAGCGACACGGGAGCCCTGCACGACGAGACGAGCTACATGCTATTCAACGAGGCGAGCGTGACCGACCTGAACCACCGGCTCGACAACAAGGTGGGCGCGCTACAGTTCCGCCCGAACTTCGTCGTCCGTGGCCCGAAAGCGTACGCCGAGGACCGGTGGCGCTGGGTGCGCATCGGCGAGGTCGTGTTCCGGTACCGCATTCCCTGCTTGCGCTGCGTGTTCACCACGATCGACCCCGAGACGGGCATCGCCGACCCGGCCAAGGAACCTCTGCGGACACTGAAGGA ATACCGTCAGATTCCGGCCCTCGGTGAGTCACCGGCCTTCGGCATCCACCTGGGACTGCGAGGCGATGGGACCGTCAAGGTCGGCGATCCGGTGTACGTTGCGTAG